In Xiphophorus hellerii strain 12219 chromosome 13, Xiphophorus_hellerii-4.1, whole genome shotgun sequence, the following proteins share a genomic window:
- the LOC116731857 gene encoding uncharacterized protein LOC116731857, which yields MLRCKRSQLEEVEGGQKEHVEKKTETDRRFIFPDKPATGPLHCSHIFCCLVVKMLRFMIFCHVWFLIHDVIDGVENSTDLQAKSFEFLASLSPSEVIRFSVLEGHHVCLPCGGFAGSNVIWTHQNQRVLVTRQSSYQTNHYRQHYVLLSDGGLCMLKLEDSDSGEYECNQRLVAELQVLTGHDFTVSTGRTLLLPCRGSSKSKHRWFRQREGEKEEVIFTRFRNGTGKAEIDGSRLSYANGALQIADLQPGDAGAYICNRVLQAKLTFLEEHLVPASTPSSTTIRTVSAVSVVFETQNPPKKRPENALLLVAVIGLGLMVVLIALVCIFLTSMKSRKRRRHRYAAKRQEETELQLWMTYNSQTEYEVFKRPSLQDDTIHYASLSQQIWSQRPSWSPPDQSSSNVIYSSVITRPAAKHTFS from the exons ATGCTCAGATGTAAAAGGTCTCAGCTTGAGGAAGTGGAAGGCGGACAGAAGgaacatgtggaaaaaaagactGAGACAGACAGAAGGTTCATTTTTCCAGACAAACCGGCAACAGGACCTCTGCACTGCAgtcatattttctgttgtcTTGTGGTGAAGATGCTCAGGTTTATGATTTTCTGTCATGTCTGGTTTCTGATCCATGATGTGATCGACGGTGTTGAAAACTCCACAG ATCTTCAGGCTAAGAGCTTCGAGTTTTTGGCCAGTCTCTCTCCATCAGAAGTGATCCGGTTTTCAGTATTGGAGGGTCATCATGTGTGCTTGCCATGTGGGGGGTTTGCCGGCTCCAATGtgatctggactcatcagaacCAGAGGGTCCTGGTGACCCGGCAGAGCAGCTACCAGACCAACCACTACCGTCAGCATTATGTTCTGTTGAGTGATGGTGGTCTCTGCATGCTGAAGCTCGAGGATTCAGACAGTGGAGAGTACGAGTGCAACCAACGGCTGGTGGCTGAGCTGCAGGTGCTTACAG GACATGACTTCACTGTATCTACAGGCAGGACGCTTCTGCTTCCCTGCAGAGGCTCCTCTAAGTCTAAACACAGGTGGTTTAGACAGAGAGaaggggagaaggaggaggtcATCTTCACCCGTTTCAGAAATGGCACAGGGAAAGCAGAAATAGACGGGAGTCGCCTGAGCTACGCAAATGGCGCACTGCAGATCGCAGACCTGCAGCCAGGGGACGCTGGAGCGTATATCTGCAACAGAGTTCTGCAGGCAAAACTCACCTTCCTGGAAG AGCATCTTGTGCCAGCCAGCACCCCATCATCTACCACAATAAGAACAGTCTCAGCTGTGTCAG ttgtgtttGAAACACAGAACCCACCAAAGAAGAGACCAGAGAATG CTCTGCTGCTGGTCGCTGTCATTGGTTTGGGGTTAATGGTCGTCCTGATCGCTCTAGTCTGTATTTTCCTCACCAGCATGAagagcagaaagaggaggagacaCAGATATGCag CAAAAagacaggaagagacagagctgcagctgTGGATGACATATAACTCCCAGActg AGTATGAGGTGTTTAAGCGTCCGTCCCTGCAGGATGATACCATCCACTACGCCTCTCTGAGTCAACAGATCTGGAGCCAGAGACCCAGCTGGTCTCCACCAGATCAGAGCAGCAGTAATGTTATTTATTCCTCGGTCATCACCAGACCTGCAGCCAAACACACTTTCTCCTGA
- the LOC116731858 gene encoding uncharacterized protein LOC116731858, which yields MPDIKLFLEALSALSGCNVEATTESSQLTSQDFVNIVALKEFYKQEGFKELEYPSLGTLSLQDLENQDMYSAPPALTHEPVASIKPTVKINTQDFFHPEYDYDFTNIKDGDKVFTRGNEKYIRPCGWKRTALRVQKKYEDGDSWLGKGRNAWPVSYHGHNMDGSLGIIITHDGPPDNEPNFLDAGAAALQNPDTRGRGVYSTPDIKMAEKYCTTFKYSVDGKMYKVVLQNRINPQKRKSCQREGIWLVYIPEGSTNLQQKVIIEDSLRPYGLLIKQV from the exons ATGCCAGACATAAAGCTTTTCCTGGAGGCCCTGTCAGCTCTCTCCGGCTGTAACGTCGAGGCAACAACTGAATCCTCACAGCTCACATCGCAGGATTTTGTCAACATTGTAGCCCTTAAAGAGTTTTACAAGCAGGAGGGATTCAAAGAACTGGAGTACCCGAGCTTGGGAACTTTATCCTTGCAGGACTTGGAAAATCAGGACATGTACAGCGCCCCACCAGCATTGACCCATGAACCTGTGGCAAGCATTAAACCAACCGTTAAAATCAATACCCAAGACTTCTTCCATCCGGAGTATGACTACGATTTCACCAACATAAAG GATGGTGATAAGGTATTTACGCGTGGAAATGAGAAGTACATTCGCCCCTGTGGATGGAAACGGACCGCTCTGCGCGTCCAAAAGAAGTATGAAGATGGGGACAGTTGGCTGGGGAAAGGGAGGAACGCCTGGCCAGTCTCCTACCACGGCCACAACATGGACGGCTCCCTTGGCATCATCATCACCCATGATGGCCCACCAGACAACGAGCCAAACTTTCTGGATGCCGGAGCCGCTGCTTTGCAAAACCCCGACACCAGAGGCAGGGGCGTGTACTCAACCCCAGACATCAAGATGGCAGAGAAGTACTGCACGACATTCAAGTACAGTGTGGATGGGAAGATGTACAAAGTAGTTCTTCAGAACCGTATCAACCCTCAAAAAAGGAAGAGCTGCCAGAGAGAGGGCATCTGGTTGGTGTACATCCCGGAAGGCAGCACCAACCTGCAGCAGAAAGTCATTATTGAGGATTCCCTTCGTCCATATGGACTCCTGATAAAGCAGGTGTGA
- the igldcp gene encoding galectin 17, giving the protein MDILQKRLWSFMFLQGILIGNLVDSSALPSTANPVPVMTLVGSQVVLPCSWKHSQKEMAESGCHIQWMSPPYTVFEQLGEDKWQAAEYEGRVEVPLEKLNSGDCSLIIKDVQIGDTGRYESFIVVDGVRSQKSRVFIQSVKLSVTDHKSRKDLYPGDDLVLELYTPHSFAVVFQSRDSSEWVNLWKRGDENNERMEKHHQLEQLTIKNLQYSDEGIYKVLDEDDLSVSTMQLYITEKSPSSRIQEKQEQILTDAAATSSCSALLLSVLLSCYQILLLH; this is encoded by the exons atggaCATTCTCCAGAAGCGACTCTG GTCTTTCATGTTTCTACAAGGTATACTTATTGGAAATTTAGTTG ATTCTTCAGCTCTGCCCTCCACTGCTAACCCAGTGCCTGTCATGACCCTGGTGGGGAGCCAGGTGGTCCTTCCCTGCAGCTGGAAGCACTCCCAGAAAGAAATGGCAGAGTCCGGCTGCCACATCCAGTGGATGTCTCCGCCATACACCGTGTTCGAACAACTTGGAGAAGACAAGTGGCAGGCGGCGGAGTACGAGGGCCGGGTGGAAGTGCCTCTGGAGAAACTCAACTCCGGGGATTGTTCCCTGATCATCAAGGACGTTCAGATCGGAGACACGGGGAGATACGAGAGCTTCATAGTGGTGGATGGCGTGAGGTCCCAAAAGAGCAGAGTTTTCATTCAGAGTGTCAAATTGTCTGTGACAG ACCACAAATCCCGGAAGGATCTTTACCCAGGGGACGACCTGGTTTTGGAGCTGTACACCCCCCACTCATTTGCAGTGGTCTTCCAGAGCAG GGACAGTTCAGAGTGGGTGAACTTGTGGAAGAGAGGGGATGAAAACAATGAACGCATGGAAAAACATCATCAGCTCGAACAATTAACGATAAAGAATCTTCAATACTCTGATGAAGGAATATACAAAGTTTTGGATGAGGACGACCTCTCTGTCAGCACCATGCAGCTGTACATAACGG aaaAATCCCCGTCATCGAGAATCCAAGAAAAGCAGGAACAAATTCTGACAG ATGCTGCAGCTACAAGCAGCTGTTCAGCTCTTCTCTTGTCTGTTCTGCTCTCGTGTTACcaaattcttcttcttcactga